The stretch of DNA CTAGATGTACAAGATCCCGAAGTTAGGAGCGAAGTCGCTGTTCATGTCACTGGAGTCAACACAGCACCGGGGCTTGATTCGGACAGGTTCAGTCGTTTTTCCAGTTTTGCGTCTCTGCGGCGAGCGTTAGCCAACTTAATAGTGAAGGTGAAGGAGTACAAGGCAACACGCGAGCATCACGCACTCAGGAGCCAAGATCAGTGCGTCAGCCGCCGTAACCAGTCACGGAAAGAACCTAAACGACTTCCACGTCGTCCTTCACTAGAGGAGTTGCAGCAAGCAGAAATGATCGCGATTAGAACGGTCCAGAACGAGCGCTTCGCGGATGAAATGAAGTTGACAGGAGAAGTAAAGGACCAGCAGGACCGGCATAGTGCCCGACGAAGGAAGAATGCGTTGAAGAAATCAAGCCTGTACCGCCTGGACCCATTCATGGATAGCCAAGGAGTACTCAGAGTAGGCGGTCGCCTTCGCCGAGCCCACCTCAGCTTCCCGGAGAAGCACCCAGTCCTTCTACCCAAAGGACACCATTTGTCTCATCTCATTGTCCGTCACCAACACGGGAAAGTACACCATCAAGGTCGACAGATTACTCACGGAGCAGTGCGTGCTGCTGGTTTCTGGATTGTTGGCGGTCACGGAGTAGTCTCAAAGGTCATCAGTTCCTGTGTCACCTGCAAAAAGCTTAGAGGAGCAAGCCTCACGCAGCACATGGCTGACCTACCGTCCGACAGGACGGAAACCCCACCGCCCTTCACTAATGTCGGATGCGACGTTTTCGGGCCATGGAATATCCAGACACGAAGACTCAGAGGAGGCGCCATCAACTCCAAACGTTGGGGACTGGTCTTCACTTGTTTAAACAGCCGCGCAATCCACATCGAAGTCCTAGAATCGATGGACGCAAGTGCATTCATCTGTGCACTTCGCCGATTCCTGTCCGTCCGTGGACCGACCGCTAGAATAAGGTGCGATCGCGGCTCGAATTTCGTTGGAGCTAAAACCGAGTTGGAGCAAGCACTTCAAGAGATGGATGAAGGCGCACTGAAGACCTACCTTGCGGATCAGGGCTGCGAATGGTCCTTCAATCCACCCCATGCATCCCATTTCGGAGGAGTCTGGGAGCGGCAGATCGGAACTATTCGCCGAGTGTTGGACGCCATGCTTCTGGAACTGGGGAAACCTCAACTCACTCACGAGCTGCTGGTCACACTCTTAGCCGAAGTCTCCGCAATCGTAAACGCCCGTCCTATTTCCACCATACCGTCTGATGTTGACGACCCGCAGCCCCTGTCACCGGCCATGTTACTCACCTTGAAGTCTCGGCCACTTTTGCCACCCCCCGGAAACTTCATTCCGCAAGACCTCTACGCACGTCGCCGATGGAAAAGAGCGCAGTATCTTGCTGATCAATTTTGGGTGCGTTGGCGACGGGAATACCTACAGTCATTACAGAAAAGGCCGAAGTGGAACGAACGCAAGTGTAATCTAGCCACCGGAGACGTCGTTATTGTGCGAGACAAGGGTGCACACCGCAACGACTGGCTGTTGGGGAAGGTGGTCGAAGCTATTACTAGCGATGACGGGGGAGTAAGGAAAGCAAACGTCTTGGTACGCAAAGATGGAGCTCTCAAGACCTACCTACGTCCAATCAGTGAGCTAGTCCTCATCGTGCATTCCCAGGACAGCACCGATGCTTACAAGGAGTAATGAAGGAGCAAGGACGTCGTCCTTGGGCGAGGAGTGTGTTGAACTCTAACAGAACATTGAGTAAGAATTACGGGCCCTGGGACTAGTGCAGTCTATTTCCGGTTTCCACAGTTAGTATCCCCAGGGCCCACTCGGACAATTACCTCGTGCTCGtttagttttgatattttcgtGTCGGAGTTTCTATCGCAGTGTCAAAAATCGTCCCCTTTTGGAGTCTCGCTGGGATATCTGACGTGAGTTTTCCGTTTTATCACCTTTATTGTATTTCGGAGTTCATTTTCCATGTAGTCTTAGGTTTAGTCATCGCATTTGtattgtttatttccattttagtTTTCACCATTAAAAGCACACCAGTAAACCATCTTCTATCGATATCCTGCCTTTTTTGGTTGACACTTAGCTTCCCTGCGAACGCCACAGCCACGAGTCTTATCAACCAAGAATTAAGTAAAGTCATGATCGGCGAGATGTGGGGGAACAAAACTagaataaaattcaaacaatagttgattgcattgttcttccttatttagaattaaacaatgttgttgctggggatttttttttttaacgaagtgTTAATGAAGCAACGGTTTGGTACTTAAGAGCCACCTCACTTAGGGAGGTctaaaccagttttaacactttcaacaaactgtactctTTCGTGGGATTGAATCTCCCAAACTTCTCTTACTTCATGGTAATGTTATGAtgtcatataaaacaaaaatagatgcTTATATAAATGCAAGCACCAATGTGACGAAATGGATGAccatggaaaataaaaaacgagCTTTCTAACACTAACGGCCTACATTTGGTCTCCAAAGTCatatatttaaaaaacaatTTAGGTAACCCCGtctttttattgctggagagtgaaTAGCATACTAGGATAAAACTTTctttaaagtttgaaaaaaattctttggagcagattcatagccaccctcacaattaaaaaaattaaggtcTCTCTAAATCCGCTCTAGAGaattttcttaaactttgcagagagtttcgttTTAGCCTACTAATCACTTTtcggcaataaaaaatgggggtcaccgcgTTCTCTCTAGatatataagcgcttaaacatAACATATAGGGCTTTCTTAGATGGTTTCTTTGTTGCCATTGTaatctattacgtcacattaatacgTGCATCCTGTCAAGCAGTTAgaggtgtttcatatggtaccataacaatGCCATTAAGTGAAACATTGTCGTAGAGTTCATATTTCTAATAGAACATTTCCTACAAATTTTTGAAACCGGTTTAAGCCTTCTTAAGATAAAATAGTACAACCTTAACTTAGTTTTGGATTACTTTccatatacattacgtttcatattttcatttttagatttcttcatgaaaatgaaataactgaactcccagaaaacgttttctcaggactcacttCCTTATTTGTCTTGTAAGTATATTACCGCAAATGCAATTTAAAAATATGACATAGCTATGCTCGTGATCACTTCACaaggaataattattgtctgACTTAGTTACAAAGCGATTCGCACAGCTGATTTAAATCAAGtctcaataaaaataaatacgGGCCTTTTTAAATCTAAAATTAAAGTATTCTTTGACAATACCCTTTTAACGTTAATTCTATGTTGCTATATAATTGAGACCAATTGGGATTAGTTGTAATGCCACGAGTCTTATCTACCAAGAATCAAAAAAGAGTCATGATCGGCGAGATCTGGGGGAACAAAACTAGAATATAATTCAAACAATAGTTGAATGCATTGTTCTTCCCTATTTAGAATTAAACAGTGTTGTTGCTGGCGatttctttattttaacaaaGTGTTAATTAAGCAACGGTTTGGTACTTAAGAGCAACCTCGCTTAGAGAGGTTTAAAGGAGATTTAACACTTACAACAAACTGTATTATTTGGTGGGATTGAGTCTCCCAAACTTCTCTTACTTCATGGTAATGTTATAAtgtcatataaaacaaaaatagatgcTTAAATAAATGCAAGCACCAATGTGACGTAATGGATgaccatggaaaaaaaaagagctttgTAACACTACCGGCCTACATTTTGTCTCCAAACGCATATATCTTAAAAAGAAACTGGATAACCCCCTCATTTTATTGCTGGACAGTGAATAGCATACTaggataatatatagatttagccaagcctaaaagcggagctcccggcttgtttattcttactggctgtaggattagtgaaaataaaaggctttggaactgtgcgccttttggttttcccggaaattgcttaattatgtcattttcttcgctgcctaactagtgaattccacggttaatttcacctgaaaaaccgactgatcgcatgaatcacgaagggatgagtgtgatatcggtttttccggcgaaatctactgttgaattcaccagttaggcaatttttttttcatgaatggcaagagtttgaaaagaaaacaagcaaatcctcactgagcaagcgaacggaaaaggaaagaagccatttcagagtcgactgtcaaaagccagcgaataggaatcacgctaaaattagaaatcacagacgtactatagctcgtgatgtgagagatcgtactttatttattccactttatctctgaaaatgagatcatttacattttgatgtacttcattgaaacacgccagcttggcttagaaccagaatcggctagaaaggacaaacttcaaacaagatctccaacaaattacctgcacgtgctctaaacaaacttctgaaaacacaagctggtgatatttctccttactttttgcgagaactcgttgcgattacatgtatagaacacaagtgcaaaattttcttgtcactgtcgaggcacatcaaaaaacaattaggtaagcggagtaaaaacttcttgttcgctcgcatttaattttaaagccaaacaaaccagcaaaagatcgattatttctgtcctaaaagagtacagatgattgttatttaattgcagttaaaaataaaaatttgagtttcattcctgagcaaaggaaaaaacgactaaacaactttttagaaatatgcatccacttgaaataactcatccgtagaaataacaaacggttttagtgtccaagaaaataatttgtggagtaacttcttccaccaactttaagctattactggtgtaccgttttgtcgttctctttctctttccctcttctttcgtttctgctcttctgtcataggccgtccaggcatcttgcaaccttagtagattcaaaattaaaaatcttaacacataccaaaaactgcaattcagagcaaaaagcagcccaaaacaaattcaaaataaacactcagctttaagtttatatcgctccaatgcttgacttgaataactacgtagccaccagtgtgtcctgaccacagctatattatgttaaacctggactgaaaccagcgaaaaatgcaagaaaaatatattttccaaaccgtacctgaacacgaaaagcatcgactgtcaagaactttgctgacgtagcggggctctgtagccgcgtcgagccacagaaagagcgcgaaaattaagcctcgatcaggtgtgtgtgtgtgtctgaaggcttgagcctgcgatccaatcaccaaccagtccctggtcagccgtcaacttcaaaaaaacagctgacctcgataaggtctatcttgaacccgctatatggtcacgtgatactggtcagcggataccttgttttgacaggtgtcaattgaccataactttgatgtccaatatcaaagatgtatgctgtaaactagttagtgtcaaatggagtattgcctccttaatgagctctaaacttaagCCCGTGATaaggttacgtgtactggtcacattggcatacatgaaggggcggacggacgtacgtacgtacggacgttcatgacgtcatggctataaaaccaaattttctgacatggatgggttaccacattttcttaactatggtgctccgcgcgcgcgcgccttcggcgcgcgcggagcttcgctaaaaatttcttcaaagtttaaagaaaattatttgGAGCAGATTGATAGCCACccttacaataaaaaaaatttgagGTCTCTCTAAAcccgctccagagaattttttttcaactttgcagagagtCTCGTTTTAGCCTACTAATCACTTTtcggcaataaaaaatgggggtcaccgagtttttTTAGatatataagcgcttaaacatAAGATATAGGGCTTTTTTAGATGGTTCCTTTGTTGCCATTGTAATCTATTACGTCACATCAATACATGCGTCCTGTGAAACAGTTAGAGGTGTTTCATATGATAccttatagttcaccactaaattttctccgattcgtattggtttaaattgatcacgtgacgcgatagtgttcgtccgcggagagacactatcagcccatagtgcccgtccgaggaaaatacccggatggatagtagtcgcccgctgaaaatacctctgtaaacaagcggccttatggaaaataaacaatcgaaattgtattaagagggtttttgttttctttttcaaattttacattggctgacacggctttcgtctaataaagttgaaaataattcaacatgatttttgagctggcgctcgaaagaaaatttagtagtgaacaataaagacaatagagtgtttatgtctcggattTATCGGTCTGAtggttgccccttggaaatttgatgttcttaaaactagcatatttgccctcgaagcttcgcttctcgggcaaatatttgttttaagaacattaaatttccgcggggcaactatcagccgatagttcctcgacagaaacactctattgtttaaataacattgccattaagtgaaacaTTGTTGTAGAGTTCATCTTTCTAATAGCACATTTCCtacaaattgttgaaaccggtttaagccaccttaagatAAGTTAGTACAATCTTAACTTAGTTTTGGATTACTTTccatatacattacgtttcatattttcatttttagatatcttcatgaaaatgaaataactgaactcccagaaaacgttttctcaggactcacttCCTTATTTCTCTTGTAAGTATATTACCGCAAatgcaatttaaaaaatatgacATAGCTATGCTCGTGGTCACTTCACaaggaataattattgtctgACTTAGTTACAAAGCGATTCGCACAGCTGATTTAAATCAAGtctcaataaaaataaatacgGGCCTTTTTAAATCTAAAATTAAAGTATTCTTTGACAATACCCTTTTAATGTTAATTCTATGTTGCTATATAATTGAGACCAACTGGGATTAGTTGTAATGCCACGAGTCTTATCTACCAAGAATCAAAAAAGAGTCATGATCAGCGAGATCTGGGGGAACAaaactacaataaaattcaaacaataattgattgcattgttcttccttatttagaattaaacaatgttgttgctggcgattttttctttttaacaaagtgtttttttaacaAAGTGTTAAATCCGCtcaagagaattttttttcaactttggaGAGAGTTTCGTTTTAGCCTACTAATCACTTTtcggcaataaaaaatgggggtcaccgagttctttttagatatataagcgcttaaacatAAGATATAGGGCTCTTTTAGATGGTTCCTTTGTTGCCATTGTaatctattacgtcacattaatacgTGCATCCTGTCAATCAGTTAAAgttgtttcatatggtaccataacatggCCATTAAGTGAAACGTTGTAGAGTTCATCTTTCTAATAGCACATTTCCTATCaattgttgaaaccggtttaagccaccttaagatAAGTTAGTACAACCTTAACTTAGTTTTGGATTACTTTCCATGTACATTACGTTTCATATTTTCGTTTCTAGACATCTtgacaacaatgaaataactgaaCTCCCAGAAAAAGTTTTCTCTGGACCCACTTTCTTATTTTATCTGTAAGTATATTGACCCAAATACAGTTTAAAAATATGACATAGCTATGCGTTTAATCACTCCACAAGGAATTGTCTGACTTAAATACAAAGCGATTCGCACGGCCGATTTAAATTAAGTCTCAATAAAAATGAATACGGACCGTTTTAAATCTAAAATTAAAGTACTCTTTGACAATACCCTTCTAATGTTAATTCTATCTTGCTTTATAATAGAGGCTAATTGGGATTAGTTGTAATGCCTTGAGTCTTATCTACCAAGAATtaagtaaaatcatgataagcgAGATCTGGGGGAACAAAACTagaataaaattcaaacaataattgattgcattgttcttccttatttagaattaaacaatgttgttgctggcaattttgt from Montipora foliosa isolate CH-2021 unplaced genomic scaffold, ASM3666993v2 scaffold_412, whole genome shotgun sequence encodes:
- the LOC137988304 gene encoding uncharacterized protein, which produces MGKKGGDNIALGWDDPLPERLSSQWQSWRDTLVDLENVSVPRCYHPKNFGRVIRSEIHSFSDASKDGIGVATYLRQFNESGQVNVAFLFGQAKMAPLQPTTIPRLELCGAVLSSQVVKKLSTELSIPINEVVYYTDSKVALGYIQNDSRRFYVYVANRVQIIRNVSDPSQWRYIDTALNPADLATRGIAAENLKDSKWLSGPEFLREASPSCPPYAEVVALDVQDPEVRSEVAVHVTGVNTAPGLDSDRFSRFSSFASLRRALANLIVKVKEYKATREHHALRSQDQCVSRRNQSRKEPKRLPRRPSLEELQQAEMIAIRTVQNERFADEMKLTGEVKDQQDRHSARRRKNALKKSSLYRLDPFMDSQGVLRVGGRLRRAHLSFPEKHPVLLPKGHHLSHLIVRHQHGKVHHQGRQITHGAVRAAGFWIVGGHGVVSKVISSCVTCKKLRGASLTQHMADLPSDRTETPPPFTNVGCDVFGPWNIQTRRLRGGAINSKRWGLVFTCLNSRAIHIEVLESMDASAFICALRRFLSVRGPTARIRCDRGSNFVGAKTELEQALQEMDEGALKTYLADQGCEWSFNPPHASHFGGVWERQIGTIRRVLDAMLLELGKPQLTHELLVTLLAEVSAIVNARPISTIPSDVDDPQPLSPAMLLTLKSRPLLPPPGNFIPQDLYARRRWKRAQYLADQFWVRWRREYLQSLQKRPKWNERKCNLATGDVVIVRDKGAHRNDWLLGKVVEAITSDDGGVRKANVLVRKDGALKTYLRPISELVLIVHSQDSTDAYKE